The Gossypium raimondii isolate GPD5lz chromosome 2, ASM2569854v1, whole genome shotgun sequence genome segment gattataaaatttaatattaaaatttagtacttaattttCAACTCTTACAcgtttacttttattttatttggaaatgctaaaatgaaaaaaaacaaaacaaagaaaatatgcatgagaaaattaaagatataaaatagttaaaagtaaaaaagaaaaagaaggtaaAGTCCCAAGTTTGAGATTTTCTAATTAAtccaatttttttctcaaagaaAATCTTTAACTTTGTTCATTGTACTAAAATGGCAACAATATGAATAGAATTAAGGtgataaatataaagttatGTTTGACATTAGATtttgataaagaaaattataatttaaagatgagattttcttttattgtaatGATTCATTTGTTTGTGACATTAATAATTGATGGGTTGAATATATAGTGGAAGTAGTGATGGTGGTAGTAAAAAAGGAAACTATATAAGAAAGTGTTATAACATTGGAATCCATATATAAGAACCTCAAAGCTTTGGCTATTTGCATCACCATCCACttctttataataatttaactgCACCCACGATTATATATGACGAAAGCCCATTGATTTCTACTCTTCTTCTACTGAGGCTGGCTGGGTTTGGATTTTGGCTTAATTCCTATCGAAATTACTCATTCATCTACTTTCTTCAAAGTTCAAGCAGCAATCACAAGCTTCGCTTTAGAAGTCTTGGAGGAGGTGGTGGTTGAAGAGGAATGGGCATGGCGGTCTTCTTTCTTTGAAGTATTAAtgtttatgtaaaaatagaacgttagtaatgataatatatcgaaaaaaataataaataaataacatacagATTTTTATGTATAAACCGTTTCGagaaaaaaccatgggcaaaggagaagaaaattcattatgtcaaattcaaataattacaagagaatTTTGATATAGGtagaaaaaaaacctaattttaataaaagtcaaatatattatgttaataaatgctaaatatgtTATACTCATAAAAACTAAatcttctttctagaagatatattttgtttaacttaactTACAAataatctcttagaatttggttCAAACAACTCTAGCCgtttaacttttcttttctttcatcttgCTTCATCTGTTTTTCTCTACACTCTTGACTACAAAACGCTGTATCCCCCCTGCAATAAtgttattctttttcattatttgacAAATAATTCAACCCAAATATTGGCTTTAATTCTctgttaataattataattctacATATAACTTCTAGATaccatatattaatataaatttaaaaaaaaaaggtaagaaGCAAAGACGGAGTTCTAAGGGAGGTTTAAATGTTGTTTGgatggaaagaaagagaaatataaattttttccctttcttttcttgttcatACAACTTTAGATTCAATCTTAATATATATGATctgaattttcaataaaatttaaaagaaaataaatgaaactgGATGAAAAGGAGAAGAATacctatacatatatatgtcaCGACCAGGAGCTAAGCGGCGATTACAAAGCCAACAAGCTCGCAAAAAAGGAGCAGCGGCAGTGGTGCCGCTGTCGATGACATGGCTAGTAAAAGAAGCTGGGTTTCTGGGCGACACCATGGCCAAGAAGCGTTGATCGTAACGGGAGTTAGCGTCGGGGGATTCATGCAAAGGGTGGATTTGAGGGGGAGGATGGGATATGATTGGGTCTTGGTGGTGGTCGACGACATCGACGGTGATGCCCGTCATGCTTGTCGTCCTCTTGATCGGCTGACGTGAGCGTTTTCCGAGCATCATCCtgctatatatatgtatgcgtATTGGCTTAATTTCTCTCTTGTTTTTGCTCTAGTGAATAGCAAAGAGAGTGGGAATGGAAGGAAAAGCGAGGTGGGGGAGATAAATTAAGGGTGAGAGGATTGAAATGTAAAACATGGttgattatgcatattttaacctttaggGAAGAATCGAGGGAATCTTTGGCACCCTCAGCTGGAAGTTTTTAAATACGAAAGAGATTCTTTTGGAGTTTTGGGAAGgttagttatttaattaaataaaagtccATTATTGCTATGTGTCGGGTTGCTGGCATTGCTTTTACAAGCCTTGACATTTTGTTGCTAATGTcccatctttcttttctcaCCTTTGGAACACCCCTACTCCTTTTTCATCTCTCTACCAATCTTAGGAATTCCAATTTCATAATAACACTTTTAAAAgctttaatttaagttttaaatgtttgatgttggtgttaaaaatgtttttgagaaataaaatatgttgtgagtgaaaatatatatatttaaatggcatttaaatttgttaatattgtgacatttcaataaaagataattttgttGATACATAGTATCAATGGAGGTAAATGAGGAGGAGATGGGCAGTATCGAAGAAGATCAGTTCAACCACTCTAGGGttgaaagccaaaaaaaataaagactctttttttctctctagaCCCTGATACGTTAAGCATTCATcctaagtttatttacttttttggCTTTCAACCCTAGAGTGGGTGAACCGGCCTTCCTCGACACCGCCCCCTTTCCTCCTCCTTTGTCTCTGTTGATCCTGTGTATCAACAAATTTATTGTAACCTACTATTAgtattttgatatatgaaatatgaaatttaaatattaaaaaaaaacaattatttgtaaaacttaatttgagtatataaattatattttaaatatataacattggtttctaaaatatacaatttgatTAACAATGGAttataattagttaaatatcttaaatataATTCATTCAACTCAATGAACTTTTGTTTCTTAGTATTAGGGGATCTTTAATTTCGCACtttttctttagaattttgagGTACACCCACTACAGTCTATAATATATAACTTAGCCTTAAATCATGGTCCAAATGCTACAATGTTGACAACTTGGGAAATCACTACAAAATTCCTAGGCTTTTAATATCAAATCTAACGTAATTTGGAGTTTAATTAATCTCAAATTtcattgaaattaaatttaggtTTGGTTTTAGTTGTCACGATAATTTGAGTttccttaatttaattttcctcAAATTGAGCTTAATAAATGTTGCAGCTATATAGATCTAATTCGATTGAAAAGAATGAACAAAagtgatttaatttataatttataatataaacgTTAGGTTAGGGAaacttttaaacaaattaatcgTTTGTTGTTCATTGTATTAttgatttttccattttaaaattttctttgctATTCATAAgatttataacatttataaataaaattttattttatttaaatattttgttaaataaatttatttaaaaggaaGGTTTGACACTTATAGAGGAAAAacgttaaaatttatattaatttatttttatttttcataagcaagaaatataaaagaaaattatataattactttatttttaaatattaaaatttaattatgtatatcATAACTAACTCTTAACTtcttatttattaaagattccctttttttaattaaatttatgtgaatgtttttaaatgctaaatattttttttttaaattctccTTTTTTCTCTAAGTCtgattattttttctattttgttttgcttaACCGCGATGTTAACTTTTGGGCCGGCTACTATCCACCTTTTTTCTCTCCCTCTCATCAATTTTctcgtttttttttcttattctcaTTCACTCTATGTGTTTTCTCTCTTTTAGTTTGCAGATCTATTTTGTGGATGTCTCTGCtgtcttcacaagttgtgataGACAAATGACATTGCCTATCGTCACTGAAACTCCACCAGCCATCAACAGTTTCTCTTGGAAAGTGGGTGGCTTTTTATCAGcttcttaatttgtttctattttgaaag includes the following:
- the LOC105787843 gene encoding FCS-Like Zinc finger 6 isoform X1 yields the protein MMLGKRSRQPIKRTTSMTGITVDVVDHHQDPIISHPPPQIHPLHESPDANSRYDQRFLAMVSPRNPASFTSHVIDSGTTAAAPFLRACWLCNRRLAPGRDIYMYRKKTAMPIPLQPPPPPRLLKRSL
- the LOC105787843 gene encoding FCS-Like Zinc finger 6 isoform X2, which produces MMLGKRSRQPIKRTTSMTGITVDVVDHHQDPIISHPPPQIHPLHESPDANSRYDQRFLAMVSPRNPASFTSHVIDSGTTAAAPFLRACWLCNRRLAPGRDIYMYRGDTAFCSQECREKQMKQDERKEKLNG